One segment of Nostoc sp. UHCC 0302 DNA contains the following:
- a CDS encoding NB-ARC domain-containing protein — protein MDIEPKLLLINATFFARFGRYLSDVETAILIGSLQKQTYEEIAQSSGYSESYVRRDVGPKLWKVLSSALGEKVSKNNLQAALERRLQLQQCTGESYSAKSWAVKSELKNQDLFTSHQDWGEAIDVSSFYGRQSELATLKQWIVQDQCQLIALLGMGGIGKSACSVKLAQLVETKFEFIIWRSLRNAPPLETLLIDLLAFLSNQQETKADIGRLIHYLRCTRCLIILDNMETILDAQQAGQYRSGYEGYNELLHLLGETKHQSCLILTSREKPSEIASLEGEGLAVRSLRLEGSQEVAFALLQAKRLLGDKVQKQTLCERYGNSPLALKIVATSIQELFDGDISEFQKQDTVIFNGIRRLLDQQFERSSPLEQTIMYWLAINREWTTIAELEEDIVGAVSKRRILESLEYLNGRSLLEKKASSYTQQPVVMEYVTDRLIELLADELLTNKLCLFLSYALTKTTVKDYVRSSQVRLILQPIVELFTRVFSSTLLLKQQIQAITKLLQKPENRQFGYGGGNLLNLCRHLQIELTGYDFSGLTIWHAYLQGVDLHQVSFAGCDFAKSTFTQALSGAVTVTFSPNGEILATGDGTGEIYLWQVFGSKGLTVEIGQPLLTLKAHKAWIWSVTFSPDGQTIASASEDRTLRLWNVKTGESLGILHGHTSMVSSVAFSPDGQTLASGSADLTIRLWNINTSQCFQILYGHNHQVRSVAFSPDGQTIASASDDHTLRLWEVKTGQVLKVLQGHTSQVWTVAFHPNGQILASGSHDQTVKLWDADTGQCLKTLQGHNSMVWSVAFHPNGQTLASCSGDPTLKLWDTDTGQCLKTLQGHNSMVWSVAFHPNGQTLASSSEDRTVKLWDLHSNQAFRTFQGYGNQIWSVAFSPDGQTLASGSTDSLRLWDTDTGQCLKTLQGHTSWVTAVAFSPDGQTLASCSSDQTVRIWTLDTSECLKTLQGHSSWVTAVAFSPDGQTLASCGFDKTIKIWSVDDGRCISTLQGHTSWVWSTAFSPNGQTLASCDFNNIIRLWHTHDGKCLKILQGHTNWIWSVAFSPDGQTLATSSADQSVKLWDVSTGQCLKTLQEHTNQVFQVKFSPDNQMLVSCSTDQTIKLWNVNSGQCFATLEGHTNQIRCVAFNANGQIVASGSADNTIKLWDWNNRQCLKTLKADLPYQNMNITSVTGLTQAQKVTLKALGAIEK, from the coding sequence ATGGACATAGAACCTAAGCTACTTCTGATAAATGCCACATTTTTCGCCCGTTTTGGTAGGTACCTTAGTGATGTCGAAACAGCAATTCTTATCGGTTCGCTTCAAAAGCAGACTTATGAAGAGATTGCACAAAGTTCTGGTTATTCTGAGAGTTATGTCAGGCGCGATGTTGGGCCAAAGCTTTGGAAGGTACTATCCTCAGCACTGGGAGAGAAAGTCAGCAAAAATAATTTGCAAGCAGCGTTAGAGCGGAGATTACAGTTACAGCAATGCACGGGAGAAAGTTATAGTGCCAAATCTTGGGCTGTAAAGTCAGAACTGAAAAACCAAGACTTATTTACATCGCATCAAGATTGGGGTGAAGCAATTGATGTTTCTTCTTTCTATGGTCGGCAAAGCGAACTTGCAACCCTTAAACAGTGGATAGTACAAGACCAATGTCAATTGATTGCACTTTTAGGTATGGGTGGAATTGGTAAAAGTGCTTGTAGCGTCAAGCTAGCCCAACTTGTTGAAACAAAGTTTGAGTTTATTATCTGGCGCAGCTTACGTAATGCACCTCCTTTGGAAACTCTCTTAATTGACTTACTAGCCTTTTTATCCAATCAGCAGGAAACAAAAGCAGATATAGGACGATTAATTCATTATTTACGTTGTACACGTTGTCTGATAATTTTAGACAATATGGAAACGATTTTAGATGCACAGCAGGCTGGGCAATATCGCTCAGGTTATGAGGGATATAATGAACTGTTGCATTTGCTCGGAGAGACTAAGCATCAAAGTTGTCTAATATTAACCAGTCGAGAAAAGCCTAGTGAAATAGCCTCTTTAGAAGGGGAAGGATTGGCAGTACGCTCTCTCAGATTAGAAGGTTCGCAGGAAGTTGCATTTGCTTTATTGCAGGCAAAGAGATTGCTGGGAGATAAAGTGCAAAAGCAGACACTGTGCGAGCGCTACGGTAACAGCCCTTTAGCTTTAAAGATAGTTGCCACCTCAATTCAAGAGTTATTTGATGGTGACATCAGTGAATTTCAAAAACAAGATACAGTTATTTTTAACGGGATTCGTCGCTTATTAGATCAACAGTTTGAGCGATCATCGCCGTTAGAGCAAACCATTATGTACTGGTTAGCAATTAACCGAGAGTGGACAACTATTGCTGAATTAGAAGAAGACATTGTTGGCGCTGTTTCCAAAAGAAGAATTTTGGAGAGCTTGGAGTATTTAAATGGGCGCTCGCTTTTAGAGAAAAAAGCTAGTAGCTACACCCAGCAACCTGTAGTCATGGAATATGTCACTGACCGACTGATTGAGCTGCTTGCGGATGAGTTGCTCACAAATAAGCTCTGTTTATTCCTCAGCTATGCTTTAACGAAGACAACAGTCAAAGATTACGTGCGTTCAAGTCAAGTTCGGCTGATTTTACAACCTATTGTTGAACTATTCACAAGAGTATTTAGCTCAACTTTATTACTCAAACAGCAAATCCAAGCAATAACAAAGTTGCTGCAAAAACCAGAAAACAGACAATTTGGCTATGGTGGTGGTAATCTGCTCAATCTTTGCCGTCATTTGCAGATTGAGCTAACGGGCTATGATTTCTCTGGTTTAACAATTTGGCACGCTTATCTTCAAGGAGTAGATTTACATCAAGTCAGCTTTGCTGGCTGTGATTTCGCTAAATCTACTTTTACTCAAGCCTTGAGCGGTGCTGTAACTGTTACATTTAGCCCTAATGGGGAAATTTTAGCAACTGGAGATGGAACCGGGGAGATTTACCTTTGGCAAGTTTTTGGCAGCAAAGGACTGACAGTAGAAATAGGTCAACCGCTTTTAACTCTAAAAGCACATAAGGCTTGGATTTGGTCAGTTACTTTTAGTCCTGATGGACAAACAATTGCTAGCGCCAGTGAAGACCGAACGCTTCGGCTCTGGAATGTCAAAACAGGTGAGAGCTTGGGCATTTTACATGGACATACCAGCATGGTATCGTCAGTTGCTTTTAGCCCTGATGGTCAAACACTTGCTAGTGGCAGTGCCGATTTAACAATTAGGTTATGGAACATAAATACAAGTCAATGTTTTCAAATTCTTTACGGACATAATCATCAAGTACGCTCAGTTGCCTTTAGCCCTGATGGGCAAACAATTGCTAGTGCTAGTGACGACCACACTCTCAGACTTTGGGAAGTAAAGACAGGTCAGGTTTTAAAAGTTTTGCAAGGACACACCAGTCAGGTATGGACAGTCGCATTCCATCCCAATGGGCAAATTCTCGCTAGTGGTAGCCATGATCAAACTGTTAAGCTCTGGGATGCTGACACGGGTCAATGCCTAAAAACTTTACAGGGACACAACAGCATGGTGTGGTCAGTTGCCTTCCATCCCAATGGGCAAACTCTTGCTAGTTGCAGTGGAGATCCAACTCTCAAACTATGGGATACTGACACGGGTCAATGCCTAAAAACTTTACAGGGACACAACAGCATGGTGTGGTCAGTTGCCTTCCACCCCAATGGGCAAACTCTTGCTAGTAGCAGTGAAGATCGAACCGTCAAACTATGGGACTTGCATAGTAACCAAGCTTTTAGAACTTTTCAAGGATATGGAAATCAAATTTGGTCGGTTGCTTTTAGTCCTGATGGGCAAACCCTTGCTAGTGGCAGTACTGATTCTTTAAGGCTCTGGGATACTGACACAGGTCAATGCTTAAAAACTTTACAAGGGCATACCAGTTGGGTTACAGCGGTTGCCTTCAGCCCTGATGGGCAAACCCTTGCTAGTTGCAGTTCCGATCAAACCGTTCGCATCTGGACTTTAGATACCAGCGAATGTCTAAAAACTTTACAAGGGCATAGCAGTTGGGTTACAGCGGTTGCCTTCAGCCCTGATGGACAAACCCTCGCTAGCTGCGGTTTTGACAAAACTATCAAGATATGGAGCGTAGATGACGGTAGATGTATCAGTACTTTGCAGGGACATACAAGTTGGGTATGGTCAACCGCTTTTAGTCCTAATGGGCAAACTCTCGCTAGTTGTGACTTTAATAACATTATTAGACTCTGGCATACTCATGATGGTAAGTGTCTAAAAATTTTGCAAGGGCATACTAACTGGATCTGGTCGGTAGCTTTCAGTCCTGATGGGCAAACTCTCGCTACTAGCAGTGCTGACCAAAGCGTTAAACTCTGGGATGTTAGCACAGGTCAATGTTTAAAAACTTTACAAGAGCATACCAATCAAGTTTTTCAAGTCAAGTTTAGTCCGGACAATCAAATGCTTGTCAGTTGCAGCACTGACCAAACAATCAAACTATGGAATGTTAACTCTGGTCAATGTTTTGCGACCTTAGAAGGACATACCAATCAGATCCGTTGTGTTGCTTTTAATGCTAATGGACAAATCGTTGCTAGTGGCAGTGCTGATAATACA
- a CDS encoding condensation domain-containing protein encodes MYRPLNAGEHSFWLYDQVAPLHFVVTAQITGEFTISQLEQALVYLQQRHPLLRVCVAVNTSRQPWFKEDVAKIPLRVVQRMGEQDWLKEVEQELTQPFDWSQSPLLRVVVVHSLEVSEIIVSTHHSISDGLSSVYLLRDILQFVGMPDSERQILSLRPGYEELILEQAAKIPSLPSPQNSNNEPLPAKINDSTSTHAEILSERTVRLLAWSLSSQETNLLISRCHQEQTSVHAAICTAFLLAVSQDSGQHYDLKCLSPIDIRRYLAPLIVEDCGYYASVGLTTHSITPNLTLWDIARALKSQLHPQIALDKIAQRITESQAFLKTNPSPSQVRQAFNDVYGHDVLVSNLGRLNIPHQFGNLRLQAIYGPAVATYMKNERFIGVATVNNQMFFTFTYLESEILTATALKLQQAAMLQLNQAVSCQLATHN; translated from the coding sequence ATGTATCGCCCTCTAAACGCAGGAGAACACAGCTTTTGGTTATACGATCAGGTAGCACCATTACATTTCGTAGTTACTGCACAGATAACTGGAGAATTCACTATTAGTCAACTAGAACAGGCGCTTGTTTATCTTCAGCAACGACATCCATTACTCAGAGTGTGTGTTGCTGTTAATACATCCAGGCAGCCGTGGTTTAAAGAAGACGTGGCTAAAATTCCTTTACGGGTCGTGCAACGAATGGGAGAGCAAGATTGGCTCAAAGAAGTTGAGCAAGAACTTACTCAACCATTTGATTGGAGCCAATCACCTTTGCTGCGAGTGGTAGTTGTCCATTCTCTTGAAGTTTCGGAAATAATTGTTAGCACTCACCACTCGATTTCAGATGGGCTATCATCTGTTTACTTGCTCCGAGATATTCTGCAATTTGTTGGTATGCCTGATAGTGAAAGGCAAATTTTATCACTGCGTCCTGGTTATGAAGAGTTAATCCTGGAACAGGCTGCGAAAATACCTAGTTTGCCAAGTCCACAAAACAGTAATAATGAACCGTTGCCAGCTAAGATCAACGATTCTACAAGTACACACGCAGAGATACTGAGTGAGCGCACAGTTCGCTTACTAGCTTGGTCACTCTCATCACAAGAAACTAACTTACTGATCTCTCGGTGCCATCAAGAGCAAACTTCTGTTCATGCTGCCATCTGTACAGCTTTTTTGTTGGCAGTTTCTCAAGACAGTGGTCAACATTACGATCTCAAGTGTCTATCACCTATTGATATTCGCCGTTACCTTGCACCTCTGATTGTAGAGGATTGTGGCTATTATGCTTCGGTAGGACTGACGACTCATAGCATTACTCCTAATTTAACATTGTGGGATATTGCGCGAGCGCTAAAATCTCAACTTCATCCGCAAATAGCACTGGACAAAATAGCCCAGAGGATTACTGAAAGCCAAGCTTTTTTGAAGACCAATCCTAGCCCAAGCCAGGTCAGGCAAGCATTCAATGATGTCTATGGGCATGACGTTTTGGTTTCTAATCTTGGGCGTTTAAATATTCCTCACCAGTTTGGCAATCTCCGACTACAGGCAATTTACGGGCCTGCTGTGGCAACATATATGAAAAATGAACGTTTCATAGGAGTTGCTACTGTAAACAACCAAATGTTTTTTACCTTCACTTATTTAGAGTCAGAAATTTTAACAGCAACAGCTTTAAAACTTCAGCAAGCAGCAATGCTGCAACTCAATCAAGCAGTAAGTTGCCAATTAGCCACTCACAATTAA
- a CDS encoding type II toxin-antitoxin system ParD family antitoxin — translation MNISIDIPDEVRVYLEAQVIAGAYGSIGEYFLDLVQQDQKRKAQAKLEALLAEGIDGEGQEVTSEYWQNLRSTVLGQNSMENPNDR, via the coding sequence ATGAATATCAGTATTGATATACCTGATGAGGTACGCGTTTATTTAGAGGCACAAGTGATAGCAGGTGCTTATGGCAGCATTGGCGAATATTTTTTGGATTTGGTACAGCAAGACCAGAAACGTAAAGCACAAGCCAAGTTAGAAGCGCTTTTAGCTGAAGGTATTGATGGAGAAGGGCAAGAAGTAACATCGGAATATTGGCAGAATTTGCGTTCTACCGTTTTAGGTCAGAACAGCATGGAGAACCCAAACGACAGATGA
- a CDS encoding type II toxin-antitoxin system RelE/ParE family toxin, translated as MKYRLIVKDRATQDLRYLANYILVNGNADVAGKFLTAAEVTFAQLAKTPGMGKVTQLVVSRLGEIRQWRIKDFQDYLIFYRIRDTTIEILRVFHGARDLADVLSQLDEEF; from the coding sequence ATGAAGTATCGTTTAATTGTCAAAGACCGAGCAACCCAAGATTTACGATATCTAGCAAATTATATATTAGTCAATGGCAATGCAGATGTAGCAGGTAAATTTTTAACTGCTGCGGAGGTGACGTTTGCCCAGTTGGCAAAGACTCCTGGTATGGGAAAGGTAACGCAGTTGGTAGTATCGAGATTAGGCGAAATCCGACAATGGCGCATCAAAGATTTTCAGGATTATCTGATTTTCTACCGTATTAGGGATACTACCATTGAGATTCTGAGGGTATTTCATGGAGCAAGAGATTTGGCAGATGTACTTAGCCAGCTAGATGAAGAGTTTTAA
- a CDS encoding plasmid replication protein, CyRepA1 family: MTTTTNLESHHLQEWLNSGVDEEIISLNVRSLCGNVPHEYLLYSPKISRRNDGRLRDRDLNKYQHIELGGWWCSGVDPLNNYVLMLWGCFKPDFPRRDRQKIHKFIKYEHPYREETRAFFLLVPNRIWVKASNRSGIPITQEDLEHPGGFWHWVWRHNVSVTIVEGVKKAACLLTAGYAAIALPGVNSGYRTPQDEYGNAIGKPSLIPDLKHFATQERIVNICFDQDNLPQTAQRVRTAISRMGRLLVNEGCSLRVIDLPLGPEKGVDDFIVAHGQPAFDALYNTAVALELWEIKLFTLLTYPPAIALNQRFLGQLIAPVGEKLIVLKAPKGTGKTEWLSTEVAKAHEQGRRVLIITHRIQLGEALCNRFGVNYVSEVRTNDTGDLLGYGLCIDSLHQQSLARFNPNDWSNDVIIIDECDQVFWHLLNSTTEVAKRRVSVLKNLKQLIQNVLGSSQGKIYLSSADVSDTDIKYVLTLAGEYRVNPFVIVNNYQPVSGKCFNYSGSNPKNLIAALDRAISKGGHHLLCCSAQKATSKWGTQALEQRFRRKFPHLRILRIDSHSVSESTHPAFECIAHLNEILTQYDLVIASPSLETGVSIDIQGHFNSVWGIFQGVQPVNAVRQTLARLRETVDRHIWVSRYGIGTVGNGSTSMSGLLRSQDMATQANIALLSASDNSDYSFIDQNFQPESLQTWAKRGSVINVEMRRYRESVLTGLEADGYTIIDADDSDSDQTKEIVKEVKAASKELYSQECHSISQSEDVSDTELKKLQSKRVKTKEERYQQRKAELSRRYEVEVTPELVEKDDDSWYPQLRLHYYLTVGRQFLANRDAKRALAQAEAGDNAIWKPDFNKGQMLSRVLLLEELNLLQLLTPKQQLRSSDEAMQEFKAIALQNRYVIKNYLHVTISEKLTPVAIAQKLLDKIDLRLSYIGRLGPRGKRECVYQFVPADDRRDSIFDSWLGRDEALNRESVSVTNNIDIQTLMPDTISLPMSQNPDFVSVTNNIELTTQVADTHDIPQTLDEAKGGWKGLKLKLRQGLETAGRFYSELVSAVGKAVGVASGEPFWNGYLGQWQVVVNFADGCKSVVCDWLAVV, encoded by the coding sequence ATGACCACAACAACTAATCTTGAATCTCATCATTTACAGGAATGGTTAAATAGTGGCGTTGACGAAGAAATAATTTCCCTGAATGTGCGTTCGCTCTGCGGGAATGTACCACATGAATATCTGCTCTACAGTCCCAAAATCTCCCGCCGCAACGATGGACGCCTGAGAGATCGCGATTTGAATAAATACCAGCACATAGAACTAGGCGGCTGGTGGTGCAGTGGCGTTGACCCTCTTAACAACTATGTTCTAATGCTCTGGGGCTGCTTCAAACCTGACTTCCCCAGACGTGACCGCCAAAAGATTCATAAATTCATCAAATATGAACACCCATATAGAGAAGAAACACGCGCTTTCTTCCTGTTAGTGCCGAATCGCATCTGGGTGAAAGCTTCCAACCGTAGCGGTATCCCAATCACTCAAGAAGATTTAGAACACCCTGGCGGCTTCTGGCACTGGGTTTGGCGGCATAATGTATCAGTGACAATCGTTGAAGGCGTCAAAAAAGCTGCTTGCTTACTGACTGCTGGTTATGCAGCGATCGCTCTACCTGGGGTCAATAGTGGCTACCGTACACCCCAAGACGAATATGGTAACGCTATTGGTAAACCCTCTCTGATTCCCGACTTGAAACATTTCGCAACACAGGAGAGAATTGTTAACATTTGCTTTGACCAGGACAACTTGCCCCAAACTGCCCAACGGGTGAGAACCGCCATCAGTCGCATGGGACGGCTGTTAGTAAATGAAGGTTGTTCCTTGCGAGTGATTGATTTACCGTTAGGGCCAGAGAAAGGGGTTGATGATTTTATCGTTGCTCACGGTCAGCCTGCCTTTGATGCACTCTACAACACTGCTGTTGCTTTGGAATTATGGGAGATTAAGCTGTTTACATTGCTGACTTATCCGCCAGCGATCGCACTTAACCAAAGATTCTTGGGTCAGTTGATTGCACCCGTTGGGGAAAAGCTGATTGTCCTCAAAGCCCCAAAAGGAACTGGTAAAACCGAGTGGTTATCTACTGAGGTGGCCAAAGCTCATGAGCAAGGGCGGCGCGTACTCATCATCACCCATCGTATTCAACTGGGTGAGGCGTTGTGTAACCGCTTCGGTGTTAACTATGTCAGTGAAGTTCGCACGAATGATACTGGCGATTTGTTGGGTTACGGCTTGTGTATTGATTCGTTGCATCAGCAAAGCCTTGCTCGTTTCAACCCCAACGACTGGTCAAACGATGTCATCATTATTGATGAATGCGACCAAGTTTTCTGGCATTTGCTCAACTCTACTACTGAGGTTGCCAAACGGCGGGTATCTGTTCTCAAAAACCTCAAACAGTTGATTCAAAATGTCTTGGGTAGCAGTCAGGGTAAGATTTACCTATCTTCTGCTGATGTGTCCGATACCGATATTAAGTACGTTCTAACTCTTGCTGGTGAATATCGGGTTAATCCGTTTGTTATCGTCAACAATTATCAACCCGTATCTGGCAAGTGCTTCAATTACTCCGGCAGTAACCCCAAGAATTTGATTGCCGCTCTTGATCGGGCGATTTCAAAGGGAGGACATCATTTATTATGTTGTTCTGCCCAAAAAGCCACATCTAAGTGGGGAACCCAAGCGCTAGAGCAACGATTCCGTCGCAAATTCCCTCACCTGCGGATACTGCGAATTGACAGCCATTCTGTTTCAGAGTCAACGCACCCAGCTTTTGAATGTATTGCCCACCTCAACGAGATTCTCACGCAGTATGATTTAGTCATTGCCTCGCCCAGCCTGGAAACAGGTGTGTCTATCGATATTCAAGGTCATTTTAACTCTGTCTGGGGAATATTCCAGGGAGTTCAGCCTGTGAACGCAGTGCGGCAGACGTTAGCACGGTTGAGGGAAACTGTTGACCGCCACATCTGGGTTAGTCGGTACGGTATAGGGACTGTGGGTAATGGTTCAACTTCTATGAGTGGATTGTTGCGGAGTCAGGATATGGCAACCCAGGCTAATATTGCTCTACTATCGGCATCTGATAATTCTGATTACAGCTTTATCGACCAAAACTTTCAACCCGAATCATTACAGACTTGGGCTAAACGTGGTTCTGTCATTAACGTAGAGATGCGCCGCTACCGTGAATCTGTACTCACAGGGTTGGAGGCTGATGGCTACACTATAATTGATGCGGATGATTCTGACTCTGACCAAACCAAGGAAATTGTTAAAGAAGTTAAGGCAGCTTCCAAAGAATTGTATTCCCAAGAATGCCATTCTATTTCTCAATCAGAAGATGTATCTGATACTGAGCTAAAAAAGCTGCAATCCAAGCGGGTGAAGACCAAGGAAGAACGATATCAGCAACGGAAAGCTGAATTGTCCCGCCGCTATGAAGTTGAAGTAACACCCGAATTAGTCGAGAAAGATGACGACTCTTGGTATCCCCAACTGCGGCTGCACTATTATCTCACCGTGGGGCGGCAGTTTCTTGCTAACCGTGATGCTAAACGTGCTTTGGCACAAGCCGAAGCTGGGGATAATGCGATTTGGAAACCCGACTTCAACAAGGGGCAGATGTTGTCTAGGGTGCTGTTATTAGAAGAACTGAATCTGTTGCAGTTGCTCACGCCTAAACAGCAATTGCGGTCTTCTGATGAGGCGATGCAGGAGTTCAAGGCGATCGCACTACAGAATCGCTATGTCATCAAGAACTATCTTCACGTGACTATTTCAGAAAAACTGACTCCAGTAGCGATCGCGCAAAAATTACTCGACAAAATTGATCTGCGGCTGTCGTATATCGGTCGGTTAGGGCCGAGGGGGAAACGGGAATGTGTTTATCAGTTCGTCCCTGCTGATGATCGGCGTGATTCGATTTTCGATTCTTGGTTGGGTCGAGATGAAGCCTTAAATCGTGAATCCGTGTCAGTCACTAATAATATAGATATACAAACACTCATGCCTGACACCATATCGCTGCCAATGTCCCAAAATCCAGACTTTGTGTCAGTCACTAATAATATAGAGTTAACAACACAAGTTGCTGACACACACGACATTCCCCAAACATTAGATGAGGCTAAAGGGGGCTGGAAGGGCTTAAAGCTGAAGCTGCGGCAGGGGTTAGAAACTGCTGGTCGGTTTTACAGTGAGCTAGTCTCCGCAGTTGGTAAAGCTGTTGGGGTTGCTTCGGGTGAGCCATTTTGGAATGGGTATTTGGGGCAGTGGCAGGTGGTTGTTAACTTTGCCGACGGGTGTAAATCTGTGGTGTGCGATTGGTTAGCAGTGGTTTAG
- a CDS encoding alpha-ketoglutarate-dependent dioxygenase AlkB, translated as MQQLDLFPQSAPALPVAYYPDFLEKQQASELYQHCLKLEWQQNYIRMVGKTMPVPRLECIYGDKGCNYLYSKSVLLKPLCWTDELSNIRDSITALTGYKFRIVIGNQYRSGIDSIGWHADNEASMGLEPAIASISLGSCRKFQIKPIGGRPTDFWLEHGSLLVMHPGCQSTHLHQVPKTNKVVGTRINLTFRPHIGSK; from the coding sequence ATGCAACAACTCGATTTATTTCCCCAATCAGCCCCAGCATTACCTGTCGCCTACTATCCCGATTTCTTAGAAAAGCAACAAGCCTCGGAACTTTACCAACACTGTTTGAAACTGGAGTGGCAGCAGAATTACATCAGGATGGTCGGTAAAACTATGCCTGTTCCTCGCCTCGAATGTATTTACGGCGATAAGGGCTGCAACTATCTTTACTCAAAGAGTGTCCTTCTCAAACCACTATGTTGGACAGACGAACTGTCTAACATAAGGGATTCTATTACTGCCCTTACAGGATATAAGTTCCGCATCGTTATCGGTAACCAATACCGCAGCGGTATCGATTCAATCGGTTGGCACGCTGACAATGAAGCATCAATGGGATTGGAGCCGGCAATCGCATCAATTAGCCTGGGGTCGTGTCGCAAATTCCAAATCAAACCCATCGGTGGCAGACCAACAGACTTCTGGCTGGAACACGGCAGTTTACTTGTGATGCACCCAGGCTGTCAGTCCACCCATCTGCATCAGGTTCCGAAGACGAACAAAGTGGTTGGCACTCGGATTAATCTTACCTTCCGTCCGCACATCGGGAGTAAATAA
- a CDS encoding DUF1392 family protein has protein sequence MIDHINALNLCWYISPPWGSCIPRLEVNLLERVYICTTKTFGYCCGVKWKQDRWIYAVACAGDIIHTTEHEIIGTGEMQLAAIEKPAFVLGDRVMLRSDFGRTKQRLILGIQLLNRSWFYYVEWMPPVLEEVTTLDDRLAFVAQKDLARVLF, from the coding sequence ATGATTGACCACATTAACGCGCTAAATCTGTGCTGGTACATCTCGCCACCTTGGGGTTCTTGCATCCCACGACTTGAAGTCAATCTGCTCGAACGAGTCTACATCTGTACTACGAAAACATTTGGTTACTGTTGCGGGGTCAAGTGGAAACAGGACAGATGGATTTATGCGGTTGCCTGTGCTGGTGACATTATCCACACCACAGAACACGAAATCATCGGTACTGGGGAGATGCAACTGGCTGCTATAGAAAAACCTGCTTTCGTTCTCGGCGATCGCGTGATGTTGCGTTCTGATTTTGGAAGAACAAAGCAACGGCTGATTCTGGGGATTCAATTACTCAACAGGTCTTGGTTTTACTACGTCGAGTGGATGCCCCCTGTATTAGAAGAAGTCACCACCCTAGATGACCGACTAGCTTTTGTAGCCCAGAAGGATTTGGCGCGAGTGCTTTTTTAG
- a CDS encoding helix-turn-helix transcriptional regulator, with product MNLMQVTLSVDLPSLGSRIREIRESKGLSPTWVAAQAGMSVGNLYRIETEEAKSLPRETLRKLSEALGVDFDAEVKAALVQEVR from the coding sequence ATGAACTTAATGCAAGTTACTTTGTCTGTTGACCTGCCTAGTTTAGGCAGTCGAATTAGGGAGATTAGAGAGTCTAAGGGATTATCCCCAACATGGGTGGCAGCTCAAGCAGGTATGAGCGTTGGCAATCTCTATCGTATAGAAACTGAAGAAGCGAAATCTTTGCCTCGCGAGACTTTACGAAAACTTTCTGAAGCACTTGGTGTAGATTTTGATGCTGAGGTGAAAGCTGCTTTAGTTCAAGAAGTCAGATAA